In one window of Spodoptera frugiperda isolate SF20-4 chromosome 11, AGI-APGP_CSIRO_Sfru_2.0, whole genome shotgun sequence DNA:
- the LOC118274841 gene encoding serine protease gd-like isoform X4 — protein MKKMVIGIKIAVLILLVIISVSYEQDTPVYPSPCPRIYEYEPPETEPDLWSAVVLISTDSLLYYLWLNIVLDRPALHLRNPIGKVVTKNNIDFRIESDIRVFPGQPIPLRFSIKYDPTNGVPKLKAIRLNGKVICKDDTLENTAIKPAKIMEETTVSTTTSATISNINTGPDSNYFMPFEETPIETFKFNKTFLEMTGNLNLPWVQSFGSEVGGVLTTTQRNPWTTMRSDTDEVEDYRGYRVDELHSSETYPNGGDSYFMYNPQGSYTQAPQPGVVEPPCGTPTTKSQWPWRAAIYKLEGGKRADGSPDGKPTALFMVYTRQTNNRGVVQRIIKHPEISLTDNIHRDNVAILELSEPVKYTEWVRRVCLWPRQFTELESVVGKTGWLLGWGFTEKYDVTGNAHAVEMTVLSTEDCVRSNPVARQLIPSNSSKFCAASNADSVCWAASTGSGLYFKLGQRWHVRGAVSHAVKSKDPAKEMLRCDPTQNFIFTDYAKYLPWIRLFTFDL, from the exons atgaagaaaatggTGATTGGAATAAAG ATTGCAGTTCTTATCCTTCTGGTGATTATATCAGTATCATATGAACAGGACACCCCAGTGTATCCGTCACCATGCCCACGTATCTATGAGTATGAACCACCAGAGACTGAGCCAGACCTCTGGTCAGCCGTTGTCCTGATATCGACAGATAGCCTTTTGTACTATTTATGGCTAAACATTGTCTTGGATCGACCAGCCTTGCATTTGAGG AATCCAATAGGAAAAGTGGTCACAAAAAACAACATTGATTTCAGAATTGAGAGTGACATACGCGTATTCCCTGGTCAACCTATCCCACTGCGCTTCTCAATTAAATATGATCCTACCAatggtgtcccaaaattaaagGCTATAAGGCTCAATGGGAAGGTGATTTGCAAAGATGACACATTGGAAAATACTGCAATCAAACCTGCTAAGATAATGGAAGAGACCACTGTGTCGACCACAACCTCTGCTACTATCTCGAATATAAATACTGGTCCcgattcaaattattttatgccTTTTGAAGAAACTCCTATTGAAACTTTCAAGTTTAACAAAACTTTCCTAGAAATGACGGGAAACCTCAACCTACC CTGGGTTCAGTCATTTGGAAGTGAAGTCGGTGGAGTCCTTACAACAACCCAACGGAATCCTTGGACAACAATGAGATCTGATACAGACGAGGTCGAAGACTATAGAGG TTACCGTGTTGATGAATTACATAGTTCAGAGACATATCCAAATGGCGGAGACAGTTATTTTATGTACAACCCTCAAGGCAGCTACACACAGGCGCCACAACCAGGAGTCGTAGAACCG CCATGTGGTACTCCGACAACAAAGAGCCAATGGCCGTGGAGGGCAGCGATTTATAAACTTGAG ggcggtaaacgtgcagacggatcgCCAGATGGTAAACCAACAGCGCTGTTCATGGTGTACACCCGCCAAACCAACAACAGAGGAGTT GTACAAAGAATTATAAAGCATCCAGAAATTTCTTTGACCGACAATATACATAGGGATAACGTGGCGATTCTGGAACTTTCTGAACCCGTGAAGTATACAGAGTGGGTGAGACGTGTTTGCCTCTGGCCTAGACAATTCACAGAGCTAGAAAGCGTTGTTGGAAAGACGGGATGG ttGTTAGGTTGGGGTTTCACAGAGAAGTATGACGTGACAGGAAATGCTCACGCAGTCGAGATGACGGTACTGAGTACTGAGGACTGTGTTCGGTCCAATCCGGTTGCAAGACAATTAATCCCAAGTAATAGTAGCAAATTCTGCGCAGCAAGTAACGCAG ATTCGGTATGCTGGGCGGCGAGTACCGGCAGTGGACTGTACTTCAAGCTGGGCCAGAGGTGGCACGTACGAGGTGCCGTGAGCCACGCAGTCAAATCCAAAGATCCTGCAAAGGAAATGTTAAGATGTGATCCCACACAAAACTTCATATTTACGGATTACGCGAAATATTTACCGTGGATTCGTTTGTTTACTtttgatttgtaa
- the LOC118274841 gene encoding serine protease gd-like isoform X1 — protein sequence MKKMVIGIKIAVLILLVIISVSYEQDTPVYPSPCPRIYEYEPPETEPDLWSAVVLISTDSLLYYLWLNIVLDRPALHLRNPIGKVVTKNNIDFRIESDIRVFPGQPIPLRFSIKYDPTNGVPKLKAIRLNGKVICKDDTLENTAIKPAKIMEETTVSTTTSATISNINTGPDSNYFMPFEETPIETFKFNKTFLEMTGNLNLPWVQSFGSEVGGVLTTTQRNPWTTMRSDTDEVEDYRGYRVDELHSSETYPNGGDSYFMYNPQGSYTQAPQPGVVEPPCGTPTTKSQWPWRAAIYKLEGENHFYGCGGSLISHRHVITAAHCVLIYGETNVKSLFKGGKRADGSPDGKPTALFMVYTRQTNNRGVVQRIIKHPEISLTDNIHRDNVAILELSEPVKYTEWVRRVCLWPRQFTELESVVGKTGWLLGWGFTEKYDVTGNAHAVEMTVLSTEDCVRSNPVARQLIPSNSSKFCAASNADSVCWAASTGSGLYFKLGQRWHVRGAVSHAVKSKDPAKEMLRCDPTQNFIFTDYAKYLPWIRLFTFDL from the exons atgaagaaaatggTGATTGGAATAAAG ATTGCAGTTCTTATCCTTCTGGTGATTATATCAGTATCATATGAACAGGACACCCCAGTGTATCCGTCACCATGCCCACGTATCTATGAGTATGAACCACCAGAGACTGAGCCAGACCTCTGGTCAGCCGTTGTCCTGATATCGACAGATAGCCTTTTGTACTATTTATGGCTAAACATTGTCTTGGATCGACCAGCCTTGCATTTGAGG AATCCAATAGGAAAAGTGGTCACAAAAAACAACATTGATTTCAGAATTGAGAGTGACATACGCGTATTCCCTGGTCAACCTATCCCACTGCGCTTCTCAATTAAATATGATCCTACCAatggtgtcccaaaattaaagGCTATAAGGCTCAATGGGAAGGTGATTTGCAAAGATGACACATTGGAAAATACTGCAATCAAACCTGCTAAGATAATGGAAGAGACCACTGTGTCGACCACAACCTCTGCTACTATCTCGAATATAAATACTGGTCCcgattcaaattattttatgccTTTTGAAGAAACTCCTATTGAAACTTTCAAGTTTAACAAAACTTTCCTAGAAATGACGGGAAACCTCAACCTACC CTGGGTTCAGTCATTTGGAAGTGAAGTCGGTGGAGTCCTTACAACAACCCAACGGAATCCTTGGACAACAATGAGATCTGATACAGACGAGGTCGAAGACTATAGAGG TTACCGTGTTGATGAATTACATAGTTCAGAGACATATCCAAATGGCGGAGACAGTTATTTTATGTACAACCCTCAAGGCAGCTACACACAGGCGCCACAACCAGGAGTCGTAGAACCG CCATGTGGTACTCCGACAACAAAGAGCCAATGGCCGTGGAGGGCAGCGATTTATAAACTTGAG GGAGAGAACCACTTTTACGGGTGTGGGGGGTCCCTAATTTCCCATAGACATGTCATCACTGCAGCACATTGCGTTCTTATATACGGAGAAACCAACGTAAAGAGTCTCTTCAAG ggcggtaaacgtgcagacggatcgCCAGATGGTAAACCAACAGCGCTGTTCATGGTGTACACCCGCCAAACCAACAACAGAGGAGTT GTACAAAGAATTATAAAGCATCCAGAAATTTCTTTGACCGACAATATACATAGGGATAACGTGGCGATTCTGGAACTTTCTGAACCCGTGAAGTATACAGAGTGGGTGAGACGTGTTTGCCTCTGGCCTAGACAATTCACAGAGCTAGAAAGCGTTGTTGGAAAGACGGGATGG ttGTTAGGTTGGGGTTTCACAGAGAAGTATGACGTGACAGGAAATGCTCACGCAGTCGAGATGACGGTACTGAGTACTGAGGACTGTGTTCGGTCCAATCCGGTTGCAAGACAATTAATCCCAAGTAATAGTAGCAAATTCTGCGCAGCAAGTAACGCAG ATTCGGTATGCTGGGCGGCGAGTACCGGCAGTGGACTGTACTTCAAGCTGGGCCAGAGGTGGCACGTACGAGGTGCCGTGAGCCACGCAGTCAAATCCAAAGATCCTGCAAAGGAAATGTTAAGATGTGATCCCACACAAAACTTCATATTTACGGATTACGCGAAATATTTACCGTGGATTCGTTTGTTTACTtttgatttgtaa
- the LOC118274841 gene encoding uncharacterized protein LOC118274841 isoform X5 yields the protein MKKMVIGIKIAVLILLVIISVSYEQDTPVYPSPCPRIYEYEPPETEPDLWSAVVLISTDSLLYYLWLNIVLDRPALHLRNPIGKVVTKNNIDFRIESDIRVFPGQPIPLRFSIKYDPTNGVPKLKAIRLNGKVICKDDTLENTAIKPAKIMEETTVSTTTSATISNINTGPDSNYFMPFEETPIETFKFNKTFLEMTGNLNLPWVQSFGSEVGGVLTTTQRNPWTTMRSDTDEVEDYRGYRVDELHSSETYPNGGDSYFMYNPQGSYTQAPQPGVVEPVQRIIKHPEISLTDNIHRDNVAILELSEPVKYTEWVRRVCLWPRQFTELESVVGKTGWLLGWGFTEKYDVTGNAHAVEMTVLSTEDCVRSNPVARQLIPSNSSKFCAASNADSVCWAASTGSGLYFKLGQRWHVRGAVSHAVKSKDPAKEMLRCDPTQNFIFTDYAKYLPWIRLFTFDL from the exons atgaagaaaatggTGATTGGAATAAAG ATTGCAGTTCTTATCCTTCTGGTGATTATATCAGTATCATATGAACAGGACACCCCAGTGTATCCGTCACCATGCCCACGTATCTATGAGTATGAACCACCAGAGACTGAGCCAGACCTCTGGTCAGCCGTTGTCCTGATATCGACAGATAGCCTTTTGTACTATTTATGGCTAAACATTGTCTTGGATCGACCAGCCTTGCATTTGAGG AATCCAATAGGAAAAGTGGTCACAAAAAACAACATTGATTTCAGAATTGAGAGTGACATACGCGTATTCCCTGGTCAACCTATCCCACTGCGCTTCTCAATTAAATATGATCCTACCAatggtgtcccaaaattaaagGCTATAAGGCTCAATGGGAAGGTGATTTGCAAAGATGACACATTGGAAAATACTGCAATCAAACCTGCTAAGATAATGGAAGAGACCACTGTGTCGACCACAACCTCTGCTACTATCTCGAATATAAATACTGGTCCcgattcaaattattttatgccTTTTGAAGAAACTCCTATTGAAACTTTCAAGTTTAACAAAACTTTCCTAGAAATGACGGGAAACCTCAACCTACC CTGGGTTCAGTCATTTGGAAGTGAAGTCGGTGGAGTCCTTACAACAACCCAACGGAATCCTTGGACAACAATGAGATCTGATACAGACGAGGTCGAAGACTATAGAGG TTACCGTGTTGATGAATTACATAGTTCAGAGACATATCCAAATGGCGGAGACAGTTATTTTATGTACAACCCTCAAGGCAGCTACACACAGGCGCCACAACCAGGAGTCGTAGAACCG GTACAAAGAATTATAAAGCATCCAGAAATTTCTTTGACCGACAATATACATAGGGATAACGTGGCGATTCTGGAACTTTCTGAACCCGTGAAGTATACAGAGTGGGTGAGACGTGTTTGCCTCTGGCCTAGACAATTCACAGAGCTAGAAAGCGTTGTTGGAAAGACGGGATGG ttGTTAGGTTGGGGTTTCACAGAGAAGTATGACGTGACAGGAAATGCTCACGCAGTCGAGATGACGGTACTGAGTACTGAGGACTGTGTTCGGTCCAATCCGGTTGCAAGACAATTAATCCCAAGTAATAGTAGCAAATTCTGCGCAGCAAGTAACGCAG ATTCGGTATGCTGGGCGGCGAGTACCGGCAGTGGACTGTACTTCAAGCTGGGCCAGAGGTGGCACGTACGAGGTGCCGTGAGCCACGCAGTCAAATCCAAAGATCCTGCAAAGGAAATGTTAAGATGTGATCCCACACAAAACTTCATATTTACGGATTACGCGAAATATTTACCGTGGATTCGTTTGTTTACTtttgatttgtaa
- the LOC118274841 gene encoding serine protease gd-like isoform X2: MKKMVIGIKIAVLILLVIISVSYEQDTPVYPSPCPRIYEYEPPETEPDLWSAVVLISTDSLLYYLWLNIVLDRPALHLRNPIGKVVTKNNIDFRIESDIRVFPGQPIPLRFSIKYDPTNGVPKLKAIRLNGKVICKDDTLENTAIKPAKIMEETTVSTTTSATISNINTGPDSNYFMPFEETPIETFKFNKTFLEMTGNLNLPWVQSFGSEVGGVLTTTQRNPWTTMRSDTDEVEDYRGYRVDELHSSETYPNGGDSYFMYNPQGSYTQAPQPGVVEPPCGTPTTKSQWPWRAAIYKLEGENHFYGCGGSLISHRHVITAAHCVLIYGETNVKSLFKVYLGIQNLLTSIEGAQSGLVQRIIKHPEISLTDNIHRDNVAILELSEPVKYTEWVRRVCLWPRQFTELESVVGKTGWLLGWGFTEKYDVTGNAHAVEMTVLSTEDCVRSNPVARQLIPSNSSKFCAASNADSVCWAASTGSGLYFKLGQRWHVRGAVSHAVKSKDPAKEMLRCDPTQNFIFTDYAKYLPWIRLFTFDL; this comes from the exons atgaagaaaatggTGATTGGAATAAAG ATTGCAGTTCTTATCCTTCTGGTGATTATATCAGTATCATATGAACAGGACACCCCAGTGTATCCGTCACCATGCCCACGTATCTATGAGTATGAACCACCAGAGACTGAGCCAGACCTCTGGTCAGCCGTTGTCCTGATATCGACAGATAGCCTTTTGTACTATTTATGGCTAAACATTGTCTTGGATCGACCAGCCTTGCATTTGAGG AATCCAATAGGAAAAGTGGTCACAAAAAACAACATTGATTTCAGAATTGAGAGTGACATACGCGTATTCCCTGGTCAACCTATCCCACTGCGCTTCTCAATTAAATATGATCCTACCAatggtgtcccaaaattaaagGCTATAAGGCTCAATGGGAAGGTGATTTGCAAAGATGACACATTGGAAAATACTGCAATCAAACCTGCTAAGATAATGGAAGAGACCACTGTGTCGACCACAACCTCTGCTACTATCTCGAATATAAATACTGGTCCcgattcaaattattttatgccTTTTGAAGAAACTCCTATTGAAACTTTCAAGTTTAACAAAACTTTCCTAGAAATGACGGGAAACCTCAACCTACC CTGGGTTCAGTCATTTGGAAGTGAAGTCGGTGGAGTCCTTACAACAACCCAACGGAATCCTTGGACAACAATGAGATCTGATACAGACGAGGTCGAAGACTATAGAGG TTACCGTGTTGATGAATTACATAGTTCAGAGACATATCCAAATGGCGGAGACAGTTATTTTATGTACAACCCTCAAGGCAGCTACACACAGGCGCCACAACCAGGAGTCGTAGAACCG CCATGTGGTACTCCGACAACAAAGAGCCAATGGCCGTGGAGGGCAGCGATTTATAAACTTGAG GGAGAGAACCACTTTTACGGGTGTGGGGGGTCCCTAATTTCCCATAGACATGTCATCACTGCAGCACATTGCGTTCTTATATACGGAGAAACCAACGTAAAGAGTCTCTTCAAGGTCTATCTTGGAATACAGAATTTGCTAACTTCAATAGAGGGAGCGCAGAGTGGGCTA GTACAAAGAATTATAAAGCATCCAGAAATTTCTTTGACCGACAATATACATAGGGATAACGTGGCGATTCTGGAACTTTCTGAACCCGTGAAGTATACAGAGTGGGTGAGACGTGTTTGCCTCTGGCCTAGACAATTCACAGAGCTAGAAAGCGTTGTTGGAAAGACGGGATGG ttGTTAGGTTGGGGTTTCACAGAGAAGTATGACGTGACAGGAAATGCTCACGCAGTCGAGATGACGGTACTGAGTACTGAGGACTGTGTTCGGTCCAATCCGGTTGCAAGACAATTAATCCCAAGTAATAGTAGCAAATTCTGCGCAGCAAGTAACGCAG ATTCGGTATGCTGGGCGGCGAGTACCGGCAGTGGACTGTACTTCAAGCTGGGCCAGAGGTGGCACGTACGAGGTGCCGTGAGCCACGCAGTCAAATCCAAAGATCCTGCAAAGGAAATGTTAAGATGTGATCCCACACAAAACTTCATATTTACGGATTACGCGAAATATTTACCGTGGATTCGTTTGTTTACTtttgatttgtaa
- the LOC118274841 gene encoding serine protease gd-like isoform X3: protein MKKMVIGIKDTPVYPSPCPRIYEYEPPETEPDLWSAVVLISTDSLLYYLWLNIVLDRPALHLRNPIGKVVTKNNIDFRIESDIRVFPGQPIPLRFSIKYDPTNGVPKLKAIRLNGKVICKDDTLENTAIKPAKIMEETTVSTTTSATISNINTGPDSNYFMPFEETPIETFKFNKTFLEMTGNLNLPWVQSFGSEVGGVLTTTQRNPWTTMRSDTDEVEDYRGYRVDELHSSETYPNGGDSYFMYNPQGSYTQAPQPGVVEPPCGTPTTKSQWPWRAAIYKLEGENHFYGCGGSLISHRHVITAAHCVLIYGETNVKSLFKGGKRADGSPDGKPTALFMVYTRQTNNRGVVQRIIKHPEISLTDNIHRDNVAILELSEPVKYTEWVRRVCLWPRQFTELESVVGKTGWLLGWGFTEKYDVTGNAHAVEMTVLSTEDCVRSNPVARQLIPSNSSKFCAASNADSVCWAASTGSGLYFKLGQRWHVRGAVSHAVKSKDPAKEMLRCDPTQNFIFTDYAKYLPWIRLFTFDL from the exons atgaagaaaatggTGATTGGAATAAAG GACACCCCAGTGTATCCGTCACCATGCCCACGTATCTATGAGTATGAACCACCAGAGACTGAGCCAGACCTCTGGTCAGCCGTTGTCCTGATATCGACAGATAGCCTTTTGTACTATTTATGGCTAAACATTGTCTTGGATCGACCAGCCTTGCATTTGAGG AATCCAATAGGAAAAGTGGTCACAAAAAACAACATTGATTTCAGAATTGAGAGTGACATACGCGTATTCCCTGGTCAACCTATCCCACTGCGCTTCTCAATTAAATATGATCCTACCAatggtgtcccaaaattaaagGCTATAAGGCTCAATGGGAAGGTGATTTGCAAAGATGACACATTGGAAAATACTGCAATCAAACCTGCTAAGATAATGGAAGAGACCACTGTGTCGACCACAACCTCTGCTACTATCTCGAATATAAATACTGGTCCcgattcaaattattttatgccTTTTGAAGAAACTCCTATTGAAACTTTCAAGTTTAACAAAACTTTCCTAGAAATGACGGGAAACCTCAACCTACC CTGGGTTCAGTCATTTGGAAGTGAAGTCGGTGGAGTCCTTACAACAACCCAACGGAATCCTTGGACAACAATGAGATCTGATACAGACGAGGTCGAAGACTATAGAGG TTACCGTGTTGATGAATTACATAGTTCAGAGACATATCCAAATGGCGGAGACAGTTATTTTATGTACAACCCTCAAGGCAGCTACACACAGGCGCCACAACCAGGAGTCGTAGAACCG CCATGTGGTACTCCGACAACAAAGAGCCAATGGCCGTGGAGGGCAGCGATTTATAAACTTGAG GGAGAGAACCACTTTTACGGGTGTGGGGGGTCCCTAATTTCCCATAGACATGTCATCACTGCAGCACATTGCGTTCTTATATACGGAGAAACCAACGTAAAGAGTCTCTTCAAG ggcggtaaacgtgcagacggatcgCCAGATGGTAAACCAACAGCGCTGTTCATGGTGTACACCCGCCAAACCAACAACAGAGGAGTT GTACAAAGAATTATAAAGCATCCAGAAATTTCTTTGACCGACAATATACATAGGGATAACGTGGCGATTCTGGAACTTTCTGAACCCGTGAAGTATACAGAGTGGGTGAGACGTGTTTGCCTCTGGCCTAGACAATTCACAGAGCTAGAAAGCGTTGTTGGAAAGACGGGATGG ttGTTAGGTTGGGGTTTCACAGAGAAGTATGACGTGACAGGAAATGCTCACGCAGTCGAGATGACGGTACTGAGTACTGAGGACTGTGTTCGGTCCAATCCGGTTGCAAGACAATTAATCCCAAGTAATAGTAGCAAATTCTGCGCAGCAAGTAACGCAG ATTCGGTATGCTGGGCGGCGAGTACCGGCAGTGGACTGTACTTCAAGCTGGGCCAGAGGTGGCACGTACGAGGTGCCGTGAGCCACGCAGTCAAATCCAAAGATCCTGCAAAGGAAATGTTAAGATGTGATCCCACACAAAACTTCATATTTACGGATTACGCGAAATATTTACCGTGGATTCGTTTGTTTACTtttgatttgtaa